The following coding sequences are from one Chloracidobacterium sp. window:
- a CDS encoding helix-turn-helix domain-containing protein, translating to MSLTLGEKLRQAREERGISISEVAEQTRISAHYLESIENDDYRPLPGGIFNKGFVKSYAKFIDIDEQEVLQDYARLIAANDNEATDEIKHYRPEVLTDDRNGSMIPTIIVAVVILGLMTVGVLYLVDYLRNQPDRPPSVAVNTNSNAPANTADGTVPEKPKSPEFSASKFEFAAVNQPVRVLVTSDDVKTDKSVASDAPLTFEPKESINFNYNRWNAQSVKLTINGKAIALPATPLSPADGGRIQFTISKDNFAKIWEAGSINGEIPEPAANGNTNTALANAVSTPAQVSRPTPVVKPTANVDTTATPANKPAATPKPAPTAKPAATAKPVTTAPANRPQ from the coding sequence ATGTCATTAACTCTCGGTGAAAAATTGCGACAGGCTCGCGAGGAAAGAGGTATATCTATAAGCGAAGTCGCGGAGCAGACCCGCATCTCCGCCCATTACCTGGAGTCGATCGAGAATGATGACTATCGCCCTCTACCGGGCGGTATTTTCAATAAGGGTTTTGTTAAATCCTATGCGAAATTTATTGATATCGACGAACAGGAAGTCCTTCAGGACTACGCTCGCCTGATCGCGGCAAATGACAATGAAGCAACGGACGAAATCAAACACTATAGACCTGAGGTTCTGACCGACGACCGCAACGGTTCGATGATCCCAACTATAATAGTTGCGGTAGTGATCTTGGGTCTGATGACTGTGGGCGTACTTTATCTCGTAGACTATTTACGGAATCAGCCCGATCGCCCGCCGTCAGTTGCTGTCAATACAAATTCAAATGCGCCGGCAAACACTGCGGACGGAACGGTACCCGAAAAGCCTAAGTCTCCTGAGTTCTCGGCGTCGAAATTTGAATTTGCCGCTGTAAACCAACCCGTTCGTGTTCTGGTAACGAGTGACGACGTTAAAACTGACAAATCAGTCGCCTCGGACGCACCATTGACCTTTGAACCGAAGGAGAGCATTAATTTCAACTACAACCGATGGAATGCCCAGTCGGTAAAATTGACCATCAACGGGAAAGCGATCGCCTTGCCCGCTACGCCGTTATCACCCGCGGATGGTGGACGTATCCAATTTACGATCTCGAAAGATAATTTTGCGAAAATTTGGGAAGCCGGTTCGATCAATGGCGAAATTCCCGAACCTGCAGCAAACGGCAACACGAACACTGCGTTAGCGAATGCGGTATCAACTCCGGCACAGGTTTCACGGCCAACGCCAGTGGTTAAGCCGACGGCTAACGTCGACACCACCGCGACACCGGCGAACAAACCGGCGGCAACACCTAAACCGGCCCCGACGGCCAAACCGGCGGCAACGGCCAAACCGGTCACAACGGCTCCGGCTAATCGGCCCCAGTAG
- a CDS encoding type II secretion system F family protein, producing MAEFVCRLGTPSGEIVTRIVEASAVDEARRRLEEEGFRVFNIASSESGLSAMLSLGRGSKGKVKQADFLLFNQQFSALLRAGIPVLQSIGLLKTRTASENLRIVLVDVEEKIKSGVPLSEAFEAQGLFPKIYTASILAGEKSGALDDVLSRFVTYLKRSVGISRKLRGALAYPAFLLVAATMMVAFLTLYIVPRMSDLFKGLSANRGLPTVTVVVLAISTGVANNIWWLAPLLLVVGLGMYIWLRTANGRLMLHRFLLKLPVAGQLIRNMATAQLSRSLSTLLSGGITVPDSWDIASQALNNLELRRRSQAVSSMIREGRGFTEALEQANWIPELGLDMIGIGEKSGSLREMLDEVALFYDAEAEVRLEQLTTLLEPAILLFMAGIVVVILLAIYLPIIQTISSGPFGGKK from the coding sequence ATGGCTGAATTTGTTTGCAGACTGGGAACGCCATCCGGCGAGATCGTGACCCGCATCGTCGAGGCGAGTGCGGTCGATGAGGCACGCCGTCGACTCGAAGAAGAAGGCTTTAGAGTATTCAATATTGCGAGTTCCGAAAGCGGACTTTCGGCAATGCTATCGCTTGGCCGCGGGTCAAAAGGCAAAGTCAAACAGGCTGATTTCCTGCTTTTTAATCAACAGTTTTCGGCATTGTTGCGCGCGGGTATTCCGGTGCTGCAGTCGATCGGCCTACTCAAAACAAGAACGGCGTCTGAAAATCTCCGAATTGTGCTTGTCGACGTCGAGGAAAAGATCAAAAGTGGCGTTCCGCTCTCTGAGGCCTTCGAAGCACAGGGCCTTTTCCCGAAGATCTATACTGCATCTATTCTCGCAGGCGAAAAGAGCGGTGCTTTGGACGACGTTCTATCGCGTTTTGTCACCTACTTGAAGCGTAGCGTCGGGATCTCGCGCAAGCTCCGGGGAGCATTGGCATACCCCGCGTTTTTGCTCGTCGCTGCGACGATGATGGTGGCATTCTTGACGCTTTACATCGTTCCGCGAATGTCGGATCTGTTCAAAGGACTGAGTGCAAATCGCGGACTGCCGACGGTCACGGTGGTCGTGCTCGCGATCTCGACCGGCGTCGCAAATAATATTTGGTGGCTTGCACCACTTCTGCTTGTTGTCGGCCTCGGAATGTACATTTGGCTCCGGACCGCTAACGGCAGACTGATGCTGCACCGCTTTTTACTTAAATTGCCAGTCGCGGGCCAGTTGATCAGGAATATGGCGACGGCCCAACTCTCCCGCTCGCTGTCTACGCTACTCTCGGGCGGCATTACTGTGCCTGATTCGTGGGATATCGCATCTCAGGCCTTGAACAACCTCGAGCTTCGCCGCCGGAGTCAAGCTGTCTCGTCGATGATCCGTGAGGGCCGGGGGTTTACGGAGGCGCTGGAACAAGCGAACTGGATACCGGAACTTGGCCTGGATATGATCGGAATCGGAGAGAAATCCGGCAGCTTGAGAGAAATGCTTGACGAGGTCGCATTATTTTATGATGCAGAGGCCGAGGTCCGGCTCGAACAACTTACAACCTTGCTTGAGCCTGCGATACTTTTATTTATGGCGGGTATCGTTGTAGTCATACTGTTGGCGATCTATTTGCCGATCATACAGACGATCTCGTCGGGGCCGTTCGGCGGCAAGAAATAG
- a CDS encoding VWA domain-containing protein, with translation MASVTHAQVQPSPTPTPQFVDDRNDAPVRVKTDLVTLTLTVTDLYGRYVSGLNKKAFTINDNNQDQEITFFSDSDAPVSIGILFDVSGSMSGQKIAKARNALSRFISTSHPNDEYFLIAFNNRAQLLLDRSRDGDAVLKKLTLVEPRQNTALYDAVYLGTERVTRGTHQKRAMLIISDGQDNASRYNFGEVRRLMKESDVVTYSVGIMDGRDSTSMIGMQGQSFLDELSSVTGGKSFYPQSDVEMDEIFERIALELRHQYSIGYTPKDFEPNGKWRKVKVKVKPPRGLPRLTVRAREGYFATPNTN, from the coding sequence TTGGCATCGGTTACACACGCCCAAGTCCAGCCATCTCCAACGCCGACTCCGCAATTTGTCGACGACCGCAATGACGCACCAGTCCGCGTCAAGACCGATCTCGTTACGCTCACTTTGACAGTCACTGATCTTTACGGGCGTTATGTTTCCGGGCTCAATAAGAAAGCGTTTACTATCAACGACAATAATCAGGATCAGGAGATCACGTTTTTTAGCGACAGTGACGCTCCGGTCTCGATCGGAATCCTTTTTGACGTTTCCGGTTCGATGAGCGGGCAAAAGATCGCCAAAGCCCGAAATGCACTATCCCGCTTTATCAGCACCAGCCATCCGAACGACGAGTATTTTCTGATCGCTTTTAACAATCGTGCTCAGTTGTTGCTTGATCGTTCGCGTGACGGTGATGCGGTCTTAAAAAAGCTCACACTCGTCGAACCGCGTCAGAACACGGCACTCTACGATGCGGTCTATCTCGGCACAGAACGAGTAACACGCGGCACCCATCAAAAAAGAGCGATGCTCATAATCAGTGACGGCCAGGACAATGCTTCACGATATAATTTTGGCGAAGTCCGACGGCTGATGAAGGAGTCCGACGTTGTTACGTATTCGGTCGGAATTATGGATGGGCGCGACTCTACGAGTATGATCGGGATGCAGGGGCAGTCCTTCCTGGATGAGCTTAGTTCCGTTACGGGCGGAAAATCCTTCTACCCGCAGTCGGATGTGGAAATGGACGAGATATTTGAAAGGATCGCCCTGGAGCTGCGCCATCAATATTCGATCGGTTACACTCCTAAGGATTTCGAACCAAATGGAAAATGGCGTAAAGTGAAAGTTAAGGTCAAACCCCCAAGAGGATTGCCGCGTCTAACCGTCCGGGCACGCGAAGGCTATTTCGCGACGCCGAACACAAATTAG
- a CDS encoding BMC domain-containing protein, which translates to MSLEALGMVETKGFIGAVEAADAMVKAANVQLVGKEYIGAGFVTIFVRGDVGAVKAATDAGAAAARRVGELISVHVIPRPHQEVERVLPKGGQVGVSPDEKALQGGGRQLGSGGAGTGSAAEGTKTKTK; encoded by the coding sequence ATGAGTTTAGAAGCTCTCGGAATGGTCGAAACCAAAGGTTTTATCGGTGCCGTTGAAGCGGCAGATGCGATGGTCAAGGCCGCAAATGTGCAACTGGTCGGAAAGGAATACATCGGTGCCGGTTTTGTGACGATATTCGTCAGAGGCGATGTCGGAGCTGTTAAGGCGGCAACGGATGCCGGTGCAGCAGCGGCACGTCGGGTCGGCGAATTGATCAGCGTGCACGTGATCCCACGTCCGCATCAGGAAGTCGAACGCGTTCTGCCTAAGGGCGGCCAGGTCGGCGTCAGCCCTGACGAGAAAGCCCTTCAAGGTGGCGGACGTCAACTCGGTTCAGGCGGGGCCGGAACGGGTTCAGCAGCCGAAGGCACTAAAACTAAGACAAAATAG
- a CDS encoding type II/IV secretion system protein, with protein MSSEVSTTTSLPKIELTDFLENEPPEVLEAKELARRYRMPYVDLLPPDKSSPVDQVELSKIPVDLMLRNQIVPLKRDGNNLYVAMADPTNLERLDELENVLNVRIVPHVSTAGAIDVVLKKGDATQRVMAEAASSFKISLVKETDQGDEVLDLDRLANDSEMSPIIKLVDTVLYNAMESRASDIHIETRERDVQVKFRIDGALYAKVDPIDIAYHQTLISRIKVMSELDIAERRIPQDGRFRVRYKGRTVDFRVSIMPTVFGEDAVIRILDKEQINESFKNLDLDVVGFDDEDVRRFRLYIKEPYGMVLVTGPTGSGKTTTLYAALNEIRNDEDKIITIEDPVEYQLHGIVQIPVNEKKGLTFARGLRSILRHDPDKIMVGEIRDEETAQIAIQSALTGHLVFTTVHANNVIDVIGRFLNMGVEPYNFVSSLNCVLAQRLVRLLCPICKRPYQPTEDELIESGMRPEDVGDRSFYRNVGCDACNHTGYRGRSAIHELLDMSDNIREMIIERRPGSEIRRQAEKEGLSSLRESAVKKVFAGQTTLYEINRVTFVEEIKG; from the coding sequence ATGAGCTCAGAAGTTTCAACCACAACATCATTACCTAAGATCGAGCTGACGGATTTTCTCGAAAACGAACCGCCTGAGGTGCTCGAGGCAAAGGAACTTGCCCGGCGTTACCGTATGCCGTATGTCGATCTGCTGCCGCCGGACAAATCGTCGCCGGTCGATCAGGTTGAGCTAAGCAAGATCCCGGTAGATCTGATGCTTAGAAATCAGATCGTCCCATTAAAGCGCGATGGCAATAATCTCTATGTCGCAATGGCCGACCCCACGAATCTGGAACGTCTCGACGAGCTTGAAAACGTCCTTAACGTCAGGATCGTCCCGCACGTTTCCACCGCCGGTGCGATAGATGTCGTGTTAAAGAAGGGTGACGCTACCCAGAGAGTGATGGCCGAGGCAGCCTCGTCCTTCAAGATATCTTTGGTCAAAGAGACCGATCAGGGCGACGAAGTACTTGATCTTGACCGTCTGGCAAATGACTCCGAGATGTCGCCGATCATCAAACTTGTGGACACGGTGCTCTACAACGCGATGGAATCGCGGGCATCGGACATCCATATCGAGACGCGCGAACGCGATGTGCAAGTCAAATTTCGCATCGACGGAGCTCTTTATGCCAAGGTCGATCCGATAGACATCGCCTACCACCAAACGCTAATTTCACGTATCAAGGTTATGTCAGAACTCGACATTGCCGAACGCCGGATCCCGCAGGACGGCCGATTCCGAGTAAGGTATAAAGGCCGCACGGTCGATTTTCGTGTCTCGATCATGCCGACTGTTTTTGGTGAAGATGCGGTGATCCGTATCCTCGATAAGGAGCAGATCAACGAGAGTTTCAAGAATCTGGATCTGGATGTGGTCGGATTTGACGACGAGGACGTTCGTCGATTTCGCCTATACATAAAAGAACCGTACGGAATGGTACTCGTTACAGGCCCGACCGGTTCGGGTAAGACCACCACGCTCTACGCTGCCCTTAACGAGATCCGTAACGATGAGGACAAGATCATCACGATCGAGGATCCGGTCGAGTATCAACTTCACGGTATCGTCCAGATCCCCGTAAACGAAAAGAAGGGTCTGACATTTGCTCGCGGGCTGAGGTCTATACTGCGTCACGATCCTGACAAGATAATGGTCGGTGAGATCCGCGACGAAGAGACGGCTCAGATCGCGATCCAATCGGCTTTAACCGGCCACCTCGTGTTTACGACCGTTCACGCCAACAATGTTATCGACGTGATCGGCCGATTTCTGAATATGGGTGTCGAGCCTTACAACTTTGTTTCATCGCTCAACTGTGTGCTTGCCCAACGGCTTGTCAGATTGCTTTGCCCGATCTGCAAAAGGCCGTATCAGCCGACCGAAGATGAGTTGATCGAATCCGGTATGCGGCCCGAGGACGTTGGCGATCGGTCATTTTATCGAAATGTCGGTTGTGATGCGTGTAATCATACGGGGTATCGAGGTCGTTCGGCCATACACGAATTGCTTGATATGTCAGATAATATTCGCGAGATGATCATTGAGCGGCGTCCGGGCTCCGAGATTCGTCGGCAGGCTGAGAAAGAGGGGCTCTCCAGTCTCAGAGAATCAGCCGTCAAAAAGGTTTTTGCCGGGCAAACGACGCTCTACGAGATCAATCGGGTCACATTTGTCGAGGAAATAAAGGGATGA
- a CDS encoding aldehyde dehydrogenase family protein — protein sequence MGDKDLIAQQEARDAVDAARMAFEIVSEFDQHKIDSICDAMSRVALINAARLGQMAHEETGFGNAEDKREKNRFAAEDVWNHFRNLKTVGVVSDTKNIVEIVSPRGVVAAIIPSTNPTSTAIFKIIIAIKSRNTVVLSPHPSAAKCIAETARLMRDEGIRLGLPADAIKCLTVSSLEGTEALMRHKNTAVILATGGTGLVRAAYSSGKPAFGVGPGNVPSFIERSANIEKAVADILTGTCFDNGTICASEQSVVVDAPVEAAVREQFKAQGGHFLNPGDADAVAKVLLTPQRTLNPLIVGRSAVHIAELAGINVPDGTRCLIADCAGVGREFPWSVEKLSPMLAFFVVDGIEQGANRCREILQFGGMGHTAGMHTQDRSAAVRYGDQMPASRIIINSPTTHGAIGFSTDLSPSMTLGCGSWGGNVTSDNVSPIHLMDIKRVAFESKPINMPRPKSVQTASPVASTSKRSVSRQDIAALVDGFLKGRPTALVNKPEIDSKPQSESPVKTILHHLIPEPPPVAERPPVAVDFVCEDDVRRADSNNAKIFISKKTILTPSARDLGNEREIFVLM from the coding sequence ATGGGTGACAAGGACCTAATTGCACAACAAGAGGCCCGCGACGCGGTGGACGCCGCTCGTATGGCTTTTGAGATCGTGTCAGAGTTTGACCAGCATAAGATAGATTCTATCTGTGATGCGATGTCACGCGTGGCTCTGATAAATGCCGCACGCCTCGGGCAAATGGCTCACGAAGAGACAGGTTTTGGAAACGCCGAGGATAAACGGGAAAAGAACCGATTTGCGGCCGAAGATGTTTGGAATCACTTCCGTAACCTAAAGACGGTCGGCGTTGTATCGGATACAAAGAATATCGTCGAGATCGTTAGTCCTCGCGGAGTCGTAGCCGCCATCATTCCGTCGACGAACCCAACCTCGACCGCAATATTTAAGATCATCATCGCGATCAAATCCAGAAATACCGTAGTGCTTTCCCCACATCCGTCGGCCGCGAAGTGTATTGCTGAAACGGCCAGATTGATGCGTGACGAAGGGATCAGACTCGGTCTTCCGGCGGATGCGATCAAGTGTCTGACCGTCTCCTCGCTTGAGGGGACTGAGGCTTTGATGAGGCATAAGAATACCGCGGTCATACTTGCTACGGGCGGCACGGGCCTCGTCCGTGCCGCGTATTCCTCCGGTAAACCGGCTTTTGGTGTCGGGCCGGGAAACGTCCCTTCATTTATTGAACGCTCTGCGAATATTGAAAAGGCGGTAGCAGATATTCTGACCGGCACTTGCTTCGATAATGGGACGATCTGTGCTTCTGAGCAGTCGGTCGTGGTCGATGCCCCGGTTGAGGCGGCGGTTCGAGAGCAGTTTAAGGCTCAAGGCGGTCACTTCCTGAATCCGGGCGATGCCGATGCTGTCGCAAAAGTACTCTTAACACCCCAGAGAACGCTCAATCCATTAATCGTTGGTCGATCTGCCGTTCATATTGCAGAACTTGCAGGGATCAATGTGCCGGACGGAACTCGCTGCTTGATCGCTGATTGCGCAGGTGTCGGACGAGAGTTTCCTTGGTCGGTCGAAAAGCTTTCGCCAATGCTCGCGTTCTTTGTGGTTGACGGTATAGAGCAAGGGGCAAATCGCTGTCGTGAAATTCTACAATTCGGCGGAATGGGCCATACAGCGGGAATGCATACCCAGGATCGGTCGGCGGCCGTACGGTATGGCGATCAGATGCCTGCGTCACGAATCATTATTAATTCGCCGACGACGCACGGAGCGATAGGATTTTCGACCGATCTATCGCCATCGATGACACTTGGTTGCGGGTCTTGGGGCGGAAACGTGACATCTGACAATGTGTCGCCGATCCATTTAATGGATATAAAACGCGTGGCATTTGAATCTAAGCCAATAAATATGCCGCGGCCCAAGTCAGTGCAGACCGCATCACCGGTCGCATCAACGTCGAAACGATCGGTTAGCCGCCAAGATATAGCGGCTCTGGTTGATGGCTTTCTAAAAGGCCGTCCGACGGCATTGGTGAACAAGCCGGAAATCGACTCCAAACCGCAAAGTGAGTCGCCGGTCAAAACGATTCTGCATCACCTTATACCTGAACCGCCGCCTGTCGCAGAGCGGCCGCCGGTGGCCGTAGATTTTGTTTGTGAGGACGATGTACGACGTGCGGATTCAAACAACGCCAAGATATTTATTAGCAAAAAGACGATCCTGACGCCATCGGCACGCGATCTGGGTAATGAAAGAGAGATATTTGTCTTAATGTAG
- a CDS encoding phosphotransferase: protein MNKEFVAALPNKFVENTRTLCGERGEKWLNDLPDTIAALEKEWNITAAGHFRNLSYNYVANASLSDGTPAVIKVALPLNDVEIYGEAAYLQAIDGHGAVECLRFDRERQAVLLERITPGVNLRSECRKDRERAVGVGIDLLKRLLRPVPTEVDDYINLDDWFDGLRNSEGTAFPQDLAERALAFYAELSTDTGNTFLIHGDLHHDNILTAKREKFLAIDPKGMVGHVGYDIGVFLNHHRDWLDWDTRLDGKMDRAVTHFATAFDLEEVVVRKWAFCKMVLTWWWLFDEMPEMFSDELGFSDVWKV, encoded by the coding sequence ATGAATAAAGAATTTGTCGCCGCCCTGCCAAATAAATTTGTCGAAAATACCCGTACACTTTGTGGAGAAAGGGGCGAAAAGTGGCTTAATGACCTGCCGGATACCATCGCGGCACTTGAAAAAGAGTGGAACATCACCGCTGCCGGTCATTTCCGTAACCTTTCGTACAACTATGTTGCGAATGCATCATTGTCGGACGGTACGCCTGCCGTAATAAAAGTCGCCCTACCGCTCAACGACGTTGAGATCTATGGCGAGGCGGCGTATTTGCAGGCGATCGACGGACATGGAGCAGTTGAGTGCCTCAGATTCGACCGTGAACGTCAAGCCGTTTTGCTCGAGCGGATAACTCCCGGAGTCAATCTCAGATCGGAGTGCAGGAAAGATCGTGAGCGGGCAGTCGGTGTCGGCATTGACCTGTTAAAGCGTCTTTTGCGTCCTGTGCCAACTGAGGTCGATGACTATATAAATTTGGACGATTGGTTTGACGGGCTGCGAAACTCCGAGGGTACGGCCTTTCCGCAGGACCTCGCTGAAAGGGCTCTTGCCTTTTACGCTGAACTCTCGACTGACACTGGTAATACGTTCTTGATCCACGGTGATCTGCATCACGATAATATTCTGACGGCGAAACGTGAGAAGTTTCTTGCCATTGACCCGAAAGGGATGGTCGGCCACGTTGGTTACGATATTGGCGTATTTCTGAATCACCATCGTGATTGGCTTGACTGGGATACGAGGCTTGACGGCAAGATGGACCGGGCTGTCACTCATTTTGCTACTGCATTCGACCTCGAAGAGGTCGTCGTTCGAAAATGGGCGTTCTGCAAGATGGTTTTGACCTGGTGGTGGTTATTCGACGAGATGCCCGAGATGTTCTCCGACGAACTCGGCTTCTCGGACGTCTGGAAAGTTTGA
- a CDS encoding BMC domain-containing protein, translating into MIMQALGMVECFGLVAMIEAADAMVKSANVKLVGYEKIDAGLVTAIVRGEVGAVKAAVDAGAAAARRIGTVTAVHVIPRPHDEVDDGIPVLYTGETNRKKISGSVPEA; encoded by the coding sequence ATTATTATGCAAGCACTAGGTATGGTGGAATGCTTTGGCTTGGTGGCGATGATCGAGGCGGCGGACGCTATGGTCAAATCTGCCAATGTGAAGCTGGTTGGGTATGAAAAGATCGATGCAGGCCTTGTAACGGCGATCGTTCGCGGCGAGGTCGGTGCCGTCAAAGCGGCGGTCGACGCAGGTGCGGCGGCGGCGCGTCGGATAGGAACGGTGACGGCGGTTCACGTCATTCCGCGTCCCCACGACGAAGTCGATGACGGTATCCCGGTACTATATACCGGTGAGACAAACCGTAAGAAAATATCTGGTTCGGTACCCGAAGCCTAA
- a CDS encoding VWA domain-containing protein — protein MKNKLALIGLIFAAAGVFCANALTETASAQKMSTATPTPSPVAVKPTPTPTPFDDPNEIIKVDTELVNLNVRVVDRNNRPINDLQQKDFKIFEDNKLQEVDFFSRADVPTNYALVIDNSGSLRPQLEKVIEAGKILIDTNKPEDETTIVRFVGRDKISIEQPFTSNKADLVDALDNLYIEGGQTAIIDAVYLAVENVDDYEKSKAQNDRKRRALILVSDGEDRDSYYNEKQLFELLRESEVQIYVIGFVGDLSSEGGFIGKSPQGKAKAFLERMAAETGGKAYFPGTVGELPTLAKEISNELRTQYSIGYIPSNDTRDGTFRNIKVVVEDGPNKQKRIAVSRTGRVAEGSTPTLQKPVQAPKPR, from the coding sequence ATGAAAAATAAACTTGCCCTGATTGGCCTTATCTTTGCCGCCGCCGGCGTCTTTTGCGCAAACGCCTTAACCGAAACGGCGTCCGCCCAAAAGATGTCGACCGCCACGCCGACGCCGTCCCCCGTTGCCGTAAAACCGACCCCGACCCCGACACCATTCGACGATCCGAACGAGATCATCAAGGTCGACACCGAACTCGTAAACTTAAACGTTCGCGTGGTTGATCGCAACAATCGTCCCATCAATGATCTCCAACAAAAGGATTTCAAGATCTTCGAAGATAATAAGCTTCAGGAAGTCGATTTCTTTTCGCGTGCAGATGTACCGACCAACTACGCTCTTGTGATCGATAATTCCGGCAGCTTACGGCCGCAACTTGAAAAGGTGATAGAGGCCGGAAAGATCCTCATCGATACAAACAAGCCTGAAGATGAAACTACGATCGTCCGATTTGTCGGCCGCGACAAGATAAGTATCGAACAACCTTTCACATCAAATAAGGCGGATCTGGTCGATGCTCTCGACAATCTTTACATCGAGGGCGGACAGACTGCCATTATCGACGCCGTTTATCTCGCCGTCGAAAACGTTGACGATTATGAGAAATCAAAAGCGCAAAATGACCGTAAACGCCGTGCTCTCATTTTGGTTTCCGATGGCGAAGACCGCGACAGTTATTATAACGAAAAGCAGTTGTTCGAGCTCCTGCGTGAATCAGAGGTACAGATCTACGTGATAGGGTTCGTCGGTGATCTGAGTTCTGAGGGTGGTTTTATAGGCAAGAGCCCGCAAGGCAAGGCGAAAGCCTTTTTGGAAAGAATGGCTGCTGAGACCGGTGGAAAGGCGTACTTTCCGGGTACGGTCGGCGAATTGCCGACACTTGCAAAAGAGATCTCAAACGAATTACGGACGCAGTATTCGATCGGCTATATCCCGTCAAATGACACACGCGACGGAACTTTTAGAAATATCAAGGTCGTTGTCGAGGATGGCCCGAACAAACAAAAACGCATTGCAGTGTCGCGTACCGGGCGAGTTGCCGAGGGCTCGACGCCCACTCTGCAAAAACCGGTTCAGGCACCAAAACCACGATAA
- a CDS encoding threonine/serine dehydratase → MRSLIEAIRPTTFIESSKLRDHLGLDVTLASETFQHTGSFKFRAAYNLASNVEQNEILTASSGNFGQALAYACKLVGKKCTVVMPSTSATVKIDAVRSFGATVDLVDTTKIGRNERVAQLAALMPDAYFASAYDDKYVIEGNASIGDEIAGRDFDAVITPVGGGGLISGIVTGLCRSGKNTKVYGAEPLLGNDASRSLKAVTLIANETEPSTIADGARTISLGKLNWEIIKDGVVDIMEVSDEKLSEAVKMYFDLANLKSEPTGALSLGAVLADAERFRGQKICLIVSGGNVDPAVYSDLIR, encoded by the coding sequence ATGAGATCATTGATCGAAGCGATCCGGCCGACGACTTTCATCGAATCGTCAAAATTACGAGATCACCTGGGGCTCGACGTCACACTCGCGAGCGAGACCTTTCAGCATACCGGCAGCTTTAAGTTTCGGGCGGCGTATAATTTGGCGTCGAATGTCGAACAAAATGAGATTTTGACGGCGTCATCAGGCAATTTCGGTCAAGCACTCGCATATGCCTGCAAACTCGTCGGAAAAAAATGCACCGTGGTAATGCCGTCCACTTCGGCAACGGTAAAGATCGACGCCGTTCGCAGTTTTGGTGCAACGGTCGATCTGGTCGACACGACCAAAATCGGCCGCAATGAGCGCGTCGCCCAATTAGCCGCTTTAATGCCTGATGCGTATTTTGCCAGCGCCTACGATGACAAATACGTGATCGAGGGCAACGCATCGATCGGGGACGAAATTGCCGGACGTGATTTTGATGCCGTCATTACGCCTGTCGGCGGCGGTGGACTCATCTCAGGCATTGTCACGGGATTATGCCGCAGTGGAAAAAATACAAAAGTATATGGGGCTGAGCCACTACTCGGAAACGATGCCTCACGATCACTGAAAGCCGTAACATTGATCGCAAATGAAACTGAACCATCGACCATTGCCGACGGTGCTCGGACCATCTCGCTAGGCAAACTGAATTGGGAGATCATTAAGGATGGCGTGGTCGATATTATGGAGGTTTCTGACGAAAAACTATCGGAGGCCGTGAAAATGTATTTCGATCTCGCCAATCTTAAATCGGAGCCAACAGGCGCCCTATCACTTGGTGCGGTCCTCGCGGACGCCGAAAGATTTCGTGGGCAAAAGATATGTCTGATCGTGAGCGGCGGCAACGTCGATCCCGCCGTCTACAGTGACCTGATCAGATAG